The Microcebus murinus isolate Inina chromosome 4, M.murinus_Inina_mat1.0, whole genome shotgun sequence genome has a segment encoding these proteins:
- the KCNJ5 gene encoding LOW QUALITY PROTEIN: G protein-activated inward rectifier potassium channel 4 (The sequence of the model RefSeq protein was modified relative to this genomic sequence to represent the inferred CDS: inserted 1 base in 1 codon), with product MAGDSRNAMNQDMEIGVTPRDPKKIPKQARDYVPVATDRTRLLAEGKKPRQRYMEKSGKCNVHHGNVQETYRYLSDLFTTLVDLKWRFNLLVFTMVYTTTWLFFGFIWWLIAYIRGDLDHVGDQEWIPCVENLSGFVSAFLFSIETETTIGYGFRVITEKCPEGIILLLVQAILGSIVNAFMVGCMFVKISQPKKRAETLMFSNNAVISLRDEKLCFMFRVGDLRNSHIVEASIRAKLIKSRQTKEGEFIPLNQTDINVGFDTGDDRLFLVSPLIISHEINEKSPFWEMSRAQLDQEEFEVVVILEGMVEATGMTCQARSSYMDTEVLWGHRFTPVLTLEKGFYEVDYNTFHDTYETNTPSCCAKELAEMKQEGRLLQYLPTTPLLGGCAEPELDAEAEQEGGDEPXGLTGSRDTRGSV from the exons ATGGCTGGCGATTCTAGGAATGCTATGAACCAGGACATGGAGATTGGAGTCACTCCGCGGGACCCCAAGAAGATTCCCAAGCAGGCCCGCGATTACGTCCCGGTTGCCACAGACCGCACCCGCCTGCTGGCCGAGGGCAAGAAGCCCCGCCAGCGCTACATGGAGAAGAGCGGCAAGTGCAACGTGCACCACGGCAACGTCCAGGAAACCTACCGGTACCTGAGCGACCTGTTCACCACCCTGGTGGACCTCAAGTGGCGCTTCAACCTGCTTGTCTTCACCATGGTCTACACAACCACTTGGCTGTTCTTTGGCTTCATTTGGTGGCTCATCGCTTACATCCGGGGGGATCTGGACCATGTCGGCGACCAAGAGTGGATTCCTTGTGTTGAAAACCTCAGTGGCTTTGTGTCCGCCTTCCTGTTCTCCATTGAGACCGAAACGACCATTGGGTACGGCTTCCGGGTCATCACAGAAAAGTGTCCAGAGGGCATCATACTCCTCCTGGTCCAGGCCATCCTGGGCTCCATTGTCAATGCCTTCATGGTAGGCTGCATGTTCGTCAAGATCAGCCAGCCAAAGAAGAGAGCAGAGACCCTCATGTTTTCCAACAACGCGGTCATCTCCCTGCGGGACGAGAAGCTGTGCTTCATGTTCCGGGTAGGCGACCTGCGCAACTCCCACATCGTGGAGGCCTCCATCCGCGCCAAGCTCATCAAGTCCCGGCAGACCAAAGAGGGGGAGTTCATCCCCCTGAACCAGACGGACATCAACGTGGGCTTCGACACGGGCGACGACCGTCTCTTCCTGGTGTCTCCACTCATCATCTCCCACGAGATCAATGAGAAGAGCCCTTTCTGGGAGATGTCTCGGGCTCAGCTGGACCAGGAGGAGTTTGAAGTCGTGGTCATTCTAGAAGGGATGGTGGAAGCAACAG GCATGACTTGCCAAGCACGGAGCTCCTACATGGATACAGAGGTGCTCTGGGGCCACCGATTCACACCAGTGCTCACCTTGGAAAAGGGTTTCTATGAGGTGGACTACAACACCTTCCATGATACCTATGAGACCAACACACCCAGCTGCTGTGCCAAGGAGCTGGCAGAAATGAAGCAGGAAGGCCGGCTCCTCCAGTACCTCCCCACCACGCCCCTGCTGGGGGGCTGTGCTGAGCCAGAGCTAGATGCAGAAgctgagcaggagggaggggatgagC AGGGGCTGACTGGGTCCCGGGATACCAGGGGCTCGGTGTGA